Proteins encoded within one genomic window of Thermoanaerobacterales bacterium:
- a CDS encoding PIN domain-containing protein, which translates to MTLDLLADGQKVFIDANVFIYHFSGVSPACSRFLTRCEAGALDGVTSVQVVLEVLHRLMMLQAVMKGLVSPGGVAAKLKRRPELIRELYGYAAYALRIPEMGVRVLPSNMDDCRRSQRVRDEYGLMTNDSMVLAAMETAGCVNLASADADFDRVSGITVYKPGDV; encoded by the coding sequence TTGACACTTGATTTGCTGGCCGACGGGCAGAAGGTGTTCATTGACGCCAACGTCTTCATCTATCATTTCTCCGGGGTCTCACCGGCGTGCTCGCGTTTTCTGACCCGGTGCGAGGCGGGGGCGCTGGACGGCGTCACATCGGTCCAGGTGGTGCTCGAAGTTCTGCATCGGCTGATGATGCTGCAGGCTGTCATGAAAGGCCTCGTCTCTCCGGGTGGCGTGGCGGCCAAGCTCAAGAGGCGTCCCGAGTTGATCCGGGAACTGTACGGCTACGCCGCGTACGCCCTGCGCATCCCGGAAATGGGCGTGCGGGTCCTGCCATCGAATATGGATGACTGCCGGCGCAGCCAGCGGGTGCGGGATGAGTATGGCTTGATGACCAACGATTCGATGGTGCTGGCGGCGATGGAAACCGCTGGATGCGTCAACCTGGCGTCCGCCGACGCGGATTTCGAT